The proteins below are encoded in one region of Halocatena salina:
- a CDS encoding 2-phospho-L-lactate guanylyltransferase, protein MTRVLVPYRVAEPKTRLEPVLDANERRELSRCMLEDVLSAVRAAGYDPTVLSTAPLSETNCIVDDRPLTAAVNAHLELGAESNEVRQAARDSVSQAVGPNPTTQSDDTARRSPTTAGLRPATAVVMADLALTTSEAITRLLETTGDVVFAPGRGGGTNAVVTRHPDFRVDYHGASYRDHLAHCEAIGANVRTIDSYRLGTDIDEPADLAELLIHGTGTAADWLSDRFTLCTDAETGRVGIERV, encoded by the coding sequence ATGACACGCGTGCTCGTTCCCTACCGCGTCGCTGAACCGAAAACACGGCTTGAGCCCGTCCTCGACGCCAACGAACGTCGGGAGCTGTCTCGGTGCATGCTCGAAGACGTACTCAGCGCCGTACGAGCGGCAGGGTACGATCCGACAGTGCTCTCGACAGCTCCACTTTCGGAGACGAACTGTATCGTCGACGACCGCCCGTTGACCGCAGCTGTGAACGCGCATCTCGAACTAGGGGCAGAGTCGAACGAAGTCCGGCAAGCAGCGAGAGACTCCGTCTCTCAGGCAGTCGGGCCCAACCCAACGACGCAGTCCGACGACACAGCCCGACGCAGTCCGACGACAGCCGGCCTACGGCCGGCAACAGCGGTCGTGATGGCTGATCTCGCGCTCACGACTTCGGAGGCGATCACCCGACTGCTCGAAACCACCGGTGACGTAGTGTTCGCCCCGGGCCGTGGTGGTGGAACGAACGCTGTCGTCACGCGCCATCCCGATTTCCGGGTGGACTACCACGGGGCATCGTACCGGGATCACCTAGCTCACTGTGAGGCGATCGGTGCCAACGTCCGGACAATCGATTCCTACCGGCTTGGAACGGACATCGACGAACCGGCGGATCTCGCCGAGTTGCTCATCCACGGCACCGGTACCGCTGCCGACTGGCTCAGCGACCGGTTCACGCTGTGTACCGATGCCGAGACTGGACGGGTCGGCATCGAACGCGTATAA
- a CDS encoding J domain-containing protein: MSESYYELLGVEPDASREEIETAYRETVKQIHPDKSDRSDAEETFMQVQEARAVLTDPQQRAKYDRRRTTSESETDADTNDTSGETGSHRRAHDGSSPDEQADRQQRTNAEERERYRRRSSWTDRSDPHRSRRTRHTSQSRTSSASRSRRSVWDERRTMIVTTVWKWGAMLSWIVRTVVTMVRCPRRLAIDRARLKEATTTPTGIRIGATIAFVLAATIVASYVGLDIQTSPAIGLAIVVVGLIGSYTGYDLLFPTPYYEPPTQQRYDPDGVQRLWPIVATNLLGIGLITIALVGGAPTGGILFTGTVLVPIVVSFVLSDVVRPTTSSDYSASIEYLLSVLTRSVSLLPPVVIGFVVFTHWGLDTPTLLEQSGVMTATPWFGRLTLGGVYVGIVLNLLVGVLVCICLLWSVYAMCLHLTAAPWADRYSYGYQIRPGPWNLLVAGPFVVIGWMIIAGVSTIEIPAGISTITITQQGLLMAVFLLPSVLTGLYILRRRLEPMFHV, translated from the coding sequence ATGTCTGAGTCGTACTACGAACTCCTCGGTGTGGAACCGGACGCCTCGCGTGAGGAGATCGAGACCGCCTATCGAGAGACGGTCAAACAGATCCATCCCGACAAAAGTGATCGCTCTGACGCCGAAGAGACGTTCATGCAGGTCCAAGAGGCACGCGCAGTATTGACTGATCCTCAACAGCGGGCGAAGTACGATCGTCGTCGAACGACATCCGAGTCGGAGACCGACGCCGATACTAACGATACGTCCGGGGAAACGGGGTCCCACCGTCGAGCACACGACGGATCGTCACCCGACGAGCAAGCTGACCGACAGCAGCGGACGAACGCCGAAGAACGAGAGCGGTACCGGAGACGGAGCAGTTGGACGGACCGATCAGATCCACACCGTTCTCGGCGGACACGACACACATCCCAGAGCCGGACATCTAGTGCCTCTCGATCGCGACGATCTGTGTGGGACGAGCGACGGACAATGATCGTAACGACGGTTTGGAAGTGGGGAGCGATGTTGTCGTGGATCGTACGGACCGTGGTGACGATGGTTCGGTGTCCGCGCCGGCTGGCCATCGACCGAGCACGCCTCAAAGAGGCGACAACGACACCGACAGGCATCCGGATCGGCGCGACGATCGCGTTCGTGCTTGCGGCGACCATCGTTGCTAGCTACGTCGGTCTCGACATTCAGACGTCGCCAGCGATCGGATTAGCGATCGTCGTCGTGGGACTGATCGGAAGCTACACCGGGTACGATCTCCTGTTCCCGACGCCGTATTACGAACCACCGACACAGCAACGGTACGACCCGGACGGCGTACAGCGACTCTGGCCCATCGTAGCGACGAATCTCCTCGGGATCGGTCTCATCACCATTGCACTGGTCGGCGGTGCACCCACCGGCGGCATCCTGTTCACGGGAACAGTGCTGGTGCCCATCGTCGTTTCGTTCGTGCTTTCGGACGTCGTCCGTCCCACGACGTCGTCCGATTACTCGGCCAGTATCGAATATTTGCTCAGTGTCCTTACACGATCGGTGAGTCTATTGCCTCCAGTCGTGATCGGGTTTGTCGTCTTCACCCACTGGGGACTCGACACCCCCACACTACTGGAGCAGTCGGGGGTGATGACCGCAACGCCGTGGTTCGGACGGCTCACGCTCGGCGGAGTGTACGTGGGAATCGTGCTCAACCTCCTCGTCGGTGTGCTGGTCTGTATCTGTCTGCTCTGGAGCGTGTACGCCATGTGTCTTCACCTCACTGCCGCACCGTGGGCCGACCGGTACAGCTACGGTTACCAGATTCGTCCCGGTCCGTGGAACCTGTTGGTTGCCGGACCGTTCGTCGTCATCGGATGGATGATCATCGCAGGCGTGTCCACGATCGAGATTCCAGCAGGAATCTCGACGATCACGATCACCCAACAAGGACTGCTAATGGCCGTGTTTCTCCTCCCGTCAGTGTTGACCGGGCTGTACATCCTCCGGCGACGACTCGAACCGATGTTTCACGTGTGA
- the cofG gene encoding 7,8-didemethyl-8-hydroxy-5-deazariboflavin synthase subunit CofG has product MSIASSEIDRLVDVTPDDVEAPSELSFARNVFVPLTTACRYTCTYCTYYDPPGQASLMSPEEIRDTVRIGADAGCTEALFTFGDDPDDRYTQIHEQLADWGHESIHSYLREACEIALDEGLLPHSNPGDQTRAQMEQVADVNASMGVMLETTADVRAHGGPRAKSAEQRLNTIRVAGELDVPFTTGILVGIGETWRDRAESLLAIAELHERYGHIQEVLVQNVVPNERWQEDPVSVTTMRRAVAMARVALPESVSVQVPPNLSPVRELVDCGIDDLGGVSPITDDYINPDYAWPGLDELRDIADTAGVPLTERLPVYDRYVEGEWLSPRIERAIETETEAGRRFRSVLDCY; this is encoded by the coding sequence CTGTCGATAGCATCATCAGAGATCGACCGGTTGGTAGACGTTACCCCCGACGACGTCGAAGCGCCATCGGAGTTGAGTTTTGCCCGCAACGTGTTCGTACCGCTTACGACAGCGTGTCGGTACACGTGTACATACTGTACGTACTACGATCCGCCAGGACAGGCGTCGCTCATGAGTCCCGAGGAGATACGGGACACCGTGCGGATTGGCGCTGACGCAGGCTGTACGGAAGCCTTGTTCACTTTCGGCGACGACCCGGACGATCGATACACCCAAATCCACGAGCAACTCGCCGACTGGGGCCATGAGTCGATCCATTCGTATCTCCGAGAAGCGTGTGAAATCGCGCTCGATGAGGGTCTTCTTCCCCACTCGAATCCCGGAGACCAGACACGCGCGCAGATGGAGCAGGTAGCCGACGTGAACGCAAGCATGGGGGTGATGCTGGAGACGACGGCCGACGTTCGAGCTCACGGCGGTCCTCGAGCAAAATCGGCCGAGCAGCGATTGAATACGATCCGTGTTGCCGGCGAACTCGACGTTCCCTTTACCACCGGCATTCTCGTCGGAATCGGAGAAACGTGGCGTGATCGTGCGGAGAGTTTGCTGGCGATCGCCGAGCTACACGAACGATACGGCCACATCCAGGAGGTACTGGTCCAGAACGTCGTTCCCAACGAACGGTGGCAAGAGGATCCTGTTTCCGTAACGACGATGCGCCGCGCCGTTGCAATGGCTCGGGTTGCCCTGCCGGAGTCGGTGAGCGTCCAAGTGCCACCCAACCTGTCGCCCGTTCGTGAACTGGTGGATTGTGGGATCGACGATCTCGGCGGGGTCTCGCCCATCACCGACGACTACATCAATCCCGATTACGCGTGGCCCGGGCTAGATGAACTCCGAGATATCGCTGACACAGCCGGTGTTCCGCTCACCGAACGCCTGCCGGTCTACGATCGATACGTCGAAGGGGAGTGGCTCTCTCCACGGATCGAACGCGCTATCGAGACCGAAACCGAAGCAGGACGGCGGTTTCGCTCGGTGTTAGACTGCTATTGA
- a CDS encoding helix-turn-helix domain-containing protein, with protein MKDTSEIKLESKISELLALSNETNAEIADKMGISGATLSAYRQGQARPSFDSLVSMSEVFDVSLDYLVFGENADSSEINAGPVVRYMGESLQDSQLRQAQRISMVSNVGHRISQKLDEEIENYLSDSSTQQLFSGTMSNPQVLALEENSVEIRLLLKSFHYNLLDPQTETPGKFFTTVVKNLSQGHTYRYLLPANSDDWVSVVDSFRDLLIDNMHSEATVRNNCKFRVTNTPTITGCGLYRLDMEELRSEHPVIYDFLLEHDYCSDRWVGYTIGPAESAQGTMVMDTDHLKESINIFEYLWEKAEPI; from the coding sequence ATGAAGGATACGAGTGAGATCAAACTCGAAAGTAAAATCTCCGAGTTACTTGCTCTCTCAAATGAAACAAATGCCGAAATTGCAGATAAAATGGGGATTTCTGGAGCAACATTATCGGCATACCGGCAGGGCCAAGCACGACCGAGCTTCGATTCTCTCGTCTCGATGTCCGAGGTGTTCGACGTCAGTCTCGACTATCTCGTTTTTGGTGAAAACGCTGACAGCAGTGAGATAAATGCCGGGCCTGTGGTTCGGTACATGGGGGAGTCGTTACAAGATTCACAGCTTCGACAGGCACAACGGATCTCTATGGTCTCGAACGTGGGACACAGGATTTCACAAAAGTTGGACGAAGAGATTGAAAATTATCTGTCGGATTCTTCGACACAGCAGCTGTTCTCGGGGACGATGAGTAATCCGCAAGTGTTGGCGTTGGAAGAAAACAGCGTCGAGATACGGTTGTTACTCAAATCATTCCATTATAATCTGCTTGATCCCCAGACCGAAACGCCCGGGAAATTCTTTACGACTGTTGTGAAAAATTTGAGTCAAGGGCACACGTACCGGTATCTTCTTCCCGCCAATAGCGATGATTGGGTATCTGTTGTCGATTCGTTCAGGGACCTGTTGATAGACAATATGCACAGTGAAGCGACTGTAAGGAATAATTGTAAATTCCGTGTGACCAATACGCCGACGATCACCGGGTGTGGTCTTTACCGGTTAGATATGGAGGAGTTACGATCTGAACACCCCGTGATATACGATTTTCTCTTAGAACATGATTACTGCTCCGATAGATGGGTCGGATACACGATCGGGCCCGCAGAATCAGCTCAAGGGACGATGGTGATGGACACTGACCACCTGAAAGAGTCGATAAATATATTCGAATACTTGTGGGAAAAAGCGGAACCGATCTAG
- a CDS encoding succinylglutamate desuccinylase/aspartoacylase domain-containing protein, with protein MPKPRGRRSFLAAMTTVSASAAWIGQASAAENRSGKLANACSRRDMGDQTSPVPTGTSDITDILDVAITDSKNEGRTAFIAGGIHGDERAGITAAKNITEWTPDYGRLVVLPEANPEAIERNSRENSSGNLNRKFPVGSEPRSALARSIWDAVTAVDPDLLITLHESKGINSGTPAGVGQGVFHRGRPDTHNATQMGIRRANKTIGKKRLRFSHGRISGPNHPPTGLLSEKADYDAGISSFIIETYEGVNENTRVQWQKTITRGILDHYDIYE; from the coding sequence ATGCCAAAGCCACGGGGAAGACGGTCGTTTTTAGCCGCGATGACGACGGTTAGCGCCAGTGCTGCGTGGATTGGCCAGGCGTCGGCAGCGGAAAATCGCAGCGGAAAACTGGCCAACGCGTGTTCCCGCCGGGATATGGGAGACCAGACCAGTCCCGTTCCGACCGGAACTTCAGATATAACTGATATTTTGGATGTGGCTATAACTGACAGTAAGAACGAAGGACGAACGGCGTTCATCGCAGGTGGGATCCATGGCGATGAACGTGCCGGAATCACCGCTGCCAAAAACATCACGGAGTGGACGCCGGACTACGGACGGTTAGTAGTGCTTCCCGAAGCGAATCCCGAAGCCATCGAACGAAACAGTCGAGAGAACTCCTCAGGCAACCTGAACCGGAAGTTTCCCGTTGGGTCGGAGCCGAGATCGGCGTTGGCACGATCCATCTGGGATGCTGTTACCGCTGTGGATCCCGATCTACTCATCACCCTACACGAGTCGAAAGGAATCAACAGCGGAACGCCCGCAGGTGTCGGTCAGGGGGTGTTTCATCGGGGACGGCCGGACACCCACAACGCCACCCAAATGGGAATCAGACGGGCCAACAAGACGATCGGCAAGAAGCGTTTACGGTTCAGTCACGGACGGATCAGCGGACCGAACCACCCACCGACGGGACTGCTGTCCGAGAAGGCCGATTACGATGCCGGAATCTCCTCGTTTATCATCGAAACCTATGAAGGCGTAAACGAAAACACGCGAGTTCAGTGGCAAAAAACGATTACACGGGGGATATTGGATCACTACGATATTTATGAGTGA
- a CDS encoding Hsp70 family protein: protein MRTPNVGIDIGTTTSVLATVGDGTTVPTGEWVCIPTVISFEGEHAIVGESARDRAVRTPIRTVRSFTSLLGTGERVSIVVDGQTREYTPEELTALVLTKLQRTAHATIEELSSFDRVVVTVPTTFTARQRRALCQACEIAGIDVARLMTGPTAAALTHGIQTETEGTILVYDLGGGGFDAALIDITEGVFDVLGTRGDQWLGGAAFDATIVEWLDLHLERKYDIHLEDDPVATERLFMAARTAKRELGTHTSTTITATIEHEGRRYEIRQPLHRNQLERRTRDLVSRTISVCEELLDATGRRERHLDGLLFVGGVTDLPFVRERITDRFERVENWQDASEAIALGGAMRAAIVDTTGSPTSTASMGFSPTETVVLDAAPHSLRLKPRSGITDRLVSTNTTLPQRATAVFTTTTDRQQYLVVPVYYDHVIKTSREKRNHQTEPSQSTDRTTTDRSMDDTATTTSERADDRQATHRLLDAFRIGPLRPRHAGDPSIEVTFEFDPDGIVHAHAIDLDAERDGTLETRAVYRHTETKIGTMKQELPTVR, encoded by the coding sequence ATGAGGACACCGAACGTTGGCATCGACATCGGAACGACGACCAGCGTGCTAGCAACAGTAGGTGATGGAACGACGGTTCCCACGGGAGAGTGGGTGTGTATCCCCACCGTCATTTCGTTTGAAGGAGAGCATGCGATCGTCGGGGAATCAGCGCGTGACCGAGCAGTCAGAACTCCGATCCGCACTGTGAGGTCGTTTACCTCCCTTCTCGGGACCGGTGAGCGCGTTTCGATCGTCGTCGATGGACAAACCCGTGAGTACACGCCGGAAGAACTGACAGCATTGGTACTCACGAAACTACAGCGAACGGCCCACGCTACGATCGAAGAACTGTCCTCGTTCGATCGCGTCGTCGTCACGGTGCCAACGACGTTCACCGCTCGTCAGCGTCGAGCACTGTGTCAGGCCTGTGAGATCGCTGGGATCGACGTCGCTCGTCTCATGACTGGACCGACAGCAGCGGCGCTTACCCACGGGATACAGACCGAAACTGAAGGAACGATTCTCGTGTACGATTTGGGTGGTGGAGGGTTCGACGCGGCACTCATCGACATCACAGAGGGGGTGTTTGACGTCCTCGGAACACGCGGGGATCAATGGCTTGGAGGTGCTGCATTCGACGCAACGATCGTGGAATGGCTGGATCTCCATCTCGAACGGAAATACGATATTCATCTCGAAGACGATCCAGTCGCTACGGAACGGCTGTTTATGGCGGCCCGAACGGCGAAACGCGAATTGGGAACTCACACCTCAACGACCATCACTGCTACCATCGAACACGAAGGACGACGCTACGAGATCAGACAGCCGCTCCACCGAAACCAACTGGAGCGACGCACGCGTGATCTCGTATCACGGACGATCAGCGTCTGTGAGGAACTTCTCGATGCGACCGGGCGACGAGAACGACATCTAGATGGCTTGCTGTTCGTCGGCGGAGTGACTGATTTACCGTTCGTCCGGGAGCGCATCACCGATCGATTCGAACGCGTGGAAAACTGGCAAGACGCCTCCGAAGCGATCGCGTTGGGTGGAGCGATGCGGGCGGCGATCGTTGACACCACAGGATCACCGACAAGCACTGCATCCATGGGGTTCTCACCCACCGAGACTGTCGTCCTCGACGCGGCGCCACACTCGCTCCGTCTCAAGCCGAGATCCGGAATCACTGACCGACTCGTCTCCACCAACACCACGCTTCCACAGCGGGCGACAGCGGTGTTCACGACGACGACTGATCGGCAACAGTATCTGGTCGTTCCGGTGTACTACGATCATGTTATAAAGACATCACGTGAGAAGCGAAACCACCAAACTGAGCCGAGTCAGAGTACTGATCGAACGACGACCGATCGAAGCATGGATGACACTGCCACGACTACGAGCGAGCGAGCCGACGACCGGCAGGCGACCCATCGTCTGCTCGATGCGTTCCGTATCGGACCGTTACGCCCCCGTCACGCTGGTGACCCATCTATCGAGGTGACGTTCGAGTTCGATCCCGACGGAATCGTTCACGCACACGCCATAGATCTCGACGCCGAACGGGACGGGACGCTCGAAACCAGAGCCGTCTATCGCCACACGGAAACGAAGATCGGGACGATGAAACAGGAACTACCGACTGTTCGATGA
- a CDS encoding phenylalanine--tRNA ligase beta subunit-related protein, whose translation MDSINEIVIHGDAHKLGINPVGCVIRNLDIQSETNELDDEIRAVEKQLTNDAESVLQSQDVVGSRELFSRLGYPEQEPAGEQLVTLIETSGLNRHNHVVDAYNIVGGRSGAVMGMHDTAQLGEKITVRRADGGETMLPIFHDEPETASNGDLIWESEEDVLALLGPISRDADAFKVTESTEEVLLMIPGNDKTSEEHNRRLCIQTFDLIEQVNPDAELEFIDVKKPALH comes from the coding sequence ATGGATAGCATCAATGAAATCGTCATTCATGGCGATGCTCATAAACTGGGTATCAATCCCGTGGGGTGTGTCATTCGGAATCTCGATATTCAATCGGAAACGAACGAATTGGATGATGAGATTCGAGCAGTAGAAAAACAACTTACAAACGACGCTGAGTCGGTTCTCCAATCCCAAGACGTGGTTGGATCCCGGGAACTTTTCAGCCGGCTCGGATATCCTGAACAAGAGCCTGCTGGGGAGCAGCTCGTAACGCTCATCGAAACGAGCGGACTCAATCGTCACAATCACGTTGTAGATGCGTACAACATCGTCGGGGGACGCTCCGGCGCTGTTATGGGGATGCACGATACAGCGCAACTCGGTGAGAAGATCACGGTTAGACGTGCTGATGGAGGTGAAACGATGCTGCCGATCTTCCACGATGAGCCGGAGACGGCATCGAACGGCGATCTAATCTGGGAGTCCGAAGAAGACGTATTAGCTCTTCTCGGTCCGATCAGTCGTGACGCAGATGCATTCAAAGTTACCGAATCCACAGAAGAAGTCCTTCTAATGATTCCCGGGAATGACAAGACGTCCGAAGAACACAACCGACGACTGTGTATTCAAACGTTTGACCTCATCGAGCAGGTCAATCCCGATGCAGAGTTGGAATTCATCGACGTGAAAAAACCCGCGCTTCACTAG
- the purS gene encoding phosphoribosylformylglycinamidine synthase subunit PurS codes for MTAYTATVTVRPKRGVLNPEAETTQQALSRLGFDVNALRSADRFEIDFDAESSEAAAERAEEMAERLLANPTIHDYEVVVTDR; via the coding sequence ATGACCGCGTACACGGCGACAGTGACCGTCCGTCCGAAGCGGGGTGTTCTCAATCCGGAGGCAGAGACGACACAGCAAGCGCTTTCGCGGCTGGGATTTGATGTAAACGCGCTGCGTTCTGCCGATCGATTCGAGATCGATTTCGACGCCGAATCGAGCGAAGCAGCCGCCGAGCGTGCCGAGGAGATGGCCGAGCGTCTCCTTGCGAATCCAACCATTCATGACTATGAGGTCGTGGTTACGGACCGATGA
- a CDS encoding TMEM165/GDT1 family protein, translating to MTGFLSIVVVAAIAQLTVLPGEKGQFIIAGLSTRYKPLVVVGAAATAFGTWTIVEILFGQMVQGLFPGIVLDGFTAGLFLLFAVVLFRSAQDGSEPFADSVHGDGIMGSWAGISHPSFNIFGHTIDGRIGQFCSIFALMAAGEFGDKTQLITIGLAVQYGATSAIWLGEMIAIVPVSLANAYLFHRFADRFDVRTIQFVGAFLFAFFGVDTVLAMLTGVSVWEQFVGVISDSVLTVV from the coding sequence ATGACCGGATTTCTGAGCATCGTCGTCGTCGCGGCCATCGCACAACTCACTGTTCTACCTGGTGAGAAGGGCCAGTTCATTATTGCTGGACTCTCCACCCGGTACAAACCGCTGGTCGTCGTTGGTGCGGCCGCCACCGCTTTCGGGACGTGGACCATCGTCGAAATCCTGTTCGGACAGATGGTTCAAGGGCTGTTTCCGGGGATCGTTCTCGATGGCTTCACGGCTGGGCTGTTCCTGTTGTTTGCCGTGGTGCTGTTTCGCTCGGCTCAGGACGGTTCGGAGCCGTTCGCCGACTCGGTGCACGGGGACGGGATCATGGGATCATGGGCCGGGATCTCACACCCCTCGTTCAACATCTTCGGGCACACGATCGACGGTCGAATCGGACAGTTTTGTTCCATCTTCGCGCTGATGGCTGCCGGGGAGTTCGGCGATAAGACACAGCTGATCACGATCGGGTTGGCGGTCCAATACGGGGCAACATCTGCAATCTGGCTGGGTGAAATGATCGCGATCGTTCCCGTGAGCCTAGCGAACGCCTACCTTTTTCACCGGTTCGCCGACCGTTTCGACGTTCGAACGATCCAGTTCGTCGGGGCATTTCTGTTCGCCTTTTTCGGCGTAGACACCGTGCTGGCGATGCTCACCGGGGTATCGGTTTGGGAGCAGTTCGTCGGTGTGATCTCCGACAGCGTGCTCACAGTAGTGTGA
- the purQ gene encoding phosphoribosylformylglycinamidine synthase I: protein MIAVVQFGGSNCDRDVVRALDHVGLEAQRVWHEDGLPTETDGIVLPGGFSYGDYLRAGAMAARSPVMEDVRQCIEDGTPVLGVCNGAQIGCEARLTPGAFTTNRSARFQCEHVHLRVENANTPWTHAYEEGAVISLPIAHGEGRFEIAEERLSELNADDRVLFRYCDATGAVTEAANPNGSTDNVAGVLGERDTTAVLMPHPERATLPAIAENGTDGHPILEGFTVSNT, encoded by the coding sequence ATGATCGCAGTGGTGCAGTTCGGTGGGAGCAACTGCGACCGGGATGTCGTCCGTGCGCTCGACCACGTGGGATTGGAAGCTCAGCGCGTCTGGCACGAGGACGGTCTTCCCACCGAAACCGACGGAATCGTCCTTCCGGGTGGATTTTCCTACGGTGATTACCTCCGTGCCGGTGCGATGGCCGCCCGGTCGCCGGTGATGGAGGATGTTCGTCAGTGTATCGAGGACGGAACGCCCGTGTTGGGAGTGTGTAACGGCGCACAAATCGGCTGTGAGGCACGTCTCACGCCCGGCGCGTTCACCACGAACCGGAGCGCGCGGTTTCAATGTGAGCACGTCCATCTCAGGGTCGAGAACGCGAACACGCCGTGGACGCACGCCTACGAGGAGGGAGCGGTCATTTCGCTGCCGATCGCCCATGGTGAAGGACGGTTCGAGATCGCAGAAGAGAGACTATCGGAGCTAAACGCCGACGATCGGGTTCTTTTCCGGTACTGTGATGCTACCGGAGCGGTCACCGAGGCGGCGAATCCGAACGGATCGACGGACAACGTCGCTGGCGTGCTCGGGGAACGCGACACGACGGCGGTGTTGATGCCTCACCCCGAACGTGCCACGCTTCCGGCGATCGCCGAGAACGGGACGGACGGCCACCCCATCCTCGAAGGGTTTACTGTCTCGAACACATAG
- a CDS encoding phosphoribosylaminoimidazolesuccinocarboxamide synthase, with translation MTSVKEIHVEKAPTPDRLGRGRFLFTNDYSVFDWGKMPDPIPQKGASLCAMGAANFELLEENGIDTHYQGVIDKGDTASLDAVTLPPQEMVIDLTRIPELPHEGREYDYEAFHSAAGDNYLIPLEIVFRNQVPVGSSLRSRADPEDVGLDTDEWPDESVDLPEPVIEFTSKYEESDRLLSREQADTIAGRADIDDLESLAQSVNELITQRADDVGLHHEDGKIECLYSDGDIRVADVVGTFDENRFSYDDQQVSKELLRQYHKRTQSEWVESVKQAKQNAREQDIADWRTLCDVDPQPLDRAVIDAVSDLYTAGANAYIEQDLFDAPSLDDAVDGVKEL, from the coding sequence ATGACGAGCGTCAAAGAGATTCACGTCGAGAAGGCGCCAACACCGGATCGACTTGGTCGGGGCCGATTTCTCTTTACCAACGATTACTCGGTGTTCGACTGGGGGAAGATGCCAGATCCGATCCCACAAAAGGGAGCTAGTCTGTGTGCGATGGGTGCTGCTAACTTCGAACTCCTCGAAGAGAACGGCATCGACACCCATTATCAGGGGGTCATAGATAAAGGCGATACGGCGAGCCTCGATGCTGTGACGCTTCCTCCCCAGGAGATGGTGATCGACCTCACTCGGATTCCCGAACTCCCCCACGAAGGACGAGAATACGACTATGAGGCGTTCCATTCGGCGGCAGGGGACAACTACCTCATTCCGCTCGAAATCGTTTTCCGAAATCAGGTCCCTGTAGGATCGAGTCTCCGTTCCCGAGCTGATCCCGAAGATGTGGGTCTCGATACGGACGAATGGCCCGATGAATCCGTCGATTTACCGGAGCCAGTCATCGAATTCACGAGCAAATACGAGGAGTCCGATCGGCTACTCTCTCGTGAGCAAGCGGATACGATCGCAGGTCGAGCCGATATCGACGATCTCGAATCACTCGCCCAGTCGGTCAACGAACTCATCACACAACGGGCTGACGACGTGGGATTACACCACGAGGATGGAAAGATCGAATGTCTCTACTCCGATGGCGACATCCGCGTGGCAGACGTCGTCGGCACCTTCGATGAGAATCGCTTCTCATACGACGACCAACAAGTATCGAAAGAACTGCTCCGACAGTATCACAAACGGACCCAATCCGAGTGGGTGGAAAGCGTCAAGCAGGCCAAACAGAACGCCCGGGAGCAGGATATCGCCGATTGGCGGACGCTCTGTGACGTGGACCCCCAACCGCTCGATCGAGCAGTGATCGATGCGGTGTCCGATCTGTACACGGCAGGCGCTAACGCCTATATCGAACAGGATCTGTTCGATGCACCATCGCTCGATGACGCCGTTGATGGTGTTAAAGAATTGTAA